A window of Venenivibrio stagnispumantis genomic DNA:
AATTAACATTTGAATTCTCGGAACAAATCTTCTATGCTTTATCGTTTTTTGAAGCTTTTTTAGTTCTATTATATCTTCTTCTATTAGCTTTTTATCTATTACCTTCATATCTATTACCCTCATATCTATTATCTTCATAAGGGTTATTATATCATTGTTTTGGTATTACCACCGTATTCACCTGAATTAAATCCGGTAGAAAGAGTATTTCAAGATATAAAAAAACATTTTAAGAATAAGATTTTTGAAAGTTTAGATAAGTTAGAAGAAAAACTTTTTGATGTAATAAATTCTTTATCAGAAAACCATCTTAAGAGTTTAACTTTTTATCCTTATATTAAGGAGGCTTTTAATGTGATATAATTATCATTCCTTTTCGGTTTTGGTATAATTTTAACTTAATTAGTCTTGATAATTTGTCAACTAATAGTTTAGTGTTATTTATTAGTGGCATAGCCACTTTTCTTAATATGTTATAACTTCCTACTGCATCTGCATTAAATATTTTACCGGTTATAAAATCCTTAAATAATCCTCTTTTTATTCTTTTTCCTTGATAAAGTTTTTCTAATTCTTTTCCTAACTGTTTTTCTTTTTCCTTGTTTTTTTCTTTTTTTGCCTTTAAATATTCTTCTCCTATCTTTAAGACTTTATTTAAATTTGCAAATGGTGATGTTTTGCTGGTAAATTCTTCTGAAGTTTCTTCTGTTTCTAT
This region includes:
- a CDS encoding transposase, whose product is MVLPPYSPELNPVERVFQDIKKHFKNKIFESLDKLEEKLFDVINSLSENHLKSLTFYPYIKEAFNVI